The window TGAATTTTAGGATTTCTCGCCTTTTCTTATCCATATTTGCCCCTTATATTATGAGCTGATTTATATTATATACCGCTTTAAATTCTCAAAATATAGATTTGGAGGAGAGGAATGCCGATTTATGAGTTTAAGTGTAAAGCCTGTGGAAATGAGTTTGAGAAGTTCGTCCTCTCTTACTCCCAGATTAAGGATGTAAAGTGTCCTAAGTGTGGTGGGGAAGTTGAGAAGAAAGTTTCTGCCTGTGCCGTTGGTGGGAGTTCTGGAACTTCTTCAAGTGGAAGCTGTACTTCTTTTGGCTGAGGTATCTAGCGGGCGGGGTTCCCGCCTTCAACGTTTACTTCCTTTCCACAGATTTCAACCTTTCCAAGCTCCCTTAAAATTTCGTCAGGTTTTAACTTCATTCCAAACTCTCTGTCTAAGACTAGAGACAAGTTGATTGCAACTTCAGTCAAAAGTTCCTTTTCTGGGAGTTTAAGGAGCT of the Thermovibrio guaymasensis genome contains:
- a CDS encoding FmdB family zinc ribbon protein, which gives rise to MPIYEFKCKACGNEFEKFVLSYSQIKDVKCPKCGGEVEKKVSACAVGGSSGTSSSGSCTSFG